One Fuerstiella marisgermanici DNA window includes the following coding sequences:
- a CDS encoding SET domain-containing protein, translating into MPIYTSPHIEVKQTKGKGRGVFARSFIPEGTEFERVPVIVMPDAEVLGPEGSVLANYVFEWGRGTVAMALGFGSMYNHSYSANARYDDVGRQTKVYTALRDILPGEEITINYNGDENDMSPVGFEVDEEVPSQEPVSA; encoded by the coding sequence ATGCCGATTTACACGTCTCCTCACATTGAAGTGAAACAAACAAAGGGCAAAGGTCGAGGCGTCTTTGCACGGTCCTTCATTCCTGAAGGCACTGAGTTCGAACGCGTGCCTGTGATCGTCATGCCCGACGCTGAAGTGTTGGGGCCGGAGGGATCCGTGTTGGCCAACTACGTGTTCGAATGGGGCCGTGGCACGGTCGCAATGGCGCTTGGGTTTGGTTCGATGTATAACCACTCGTACTCTGCGAACGCTCGTTACGACGACGTCGGTCGGCAAACGAAGGTGTATACCGCGCTGCGAGACATTCTGCCTGGGGAAGAAATTACCATCAACTACAACGGTGATGAGAACGATATGTCGCCCGTTGGGTTTGAGGTGGATGAGGAAGTTCCGAGTCAGGAACCGGTGTCCGCTTAG
- a CDS encoding HesB/IscA family protein, with protein MSINLTEAAASEIRRVMDEQNRPELKYVRVGVVGGGCSGFQYSFDFTNAYDETADMVTEQHGVGVVVDKKSDLFLDGTTIDFYTGLEKRGFTFNNPNAVKSCGCGSSFSA; from the coding sequence ATGAGTATTAATCTGACAGAAGCGGCGGCAAGTGAAATTCGACGTGTCATGGACGAGCAGAATCGTCCTGAACTCAAGTACGTCCGCGTAGGCGTCGTTGGCGGCGGTTGCAGCGGTTTTCAGTACTCGTTCGACTTCACGAATGCGTACGACGAAACCGCCGACATGGTGACTGAACAGCACGGCGTCGGCGTTGTGGTCGACAAGAAGAGCGACCTGTTCCTCGACGGCACCACAATCGACTTCTACACCGGCCTGGAAAAACGTGGCTTCACGTTCAATAACCCAAATGCCGTGAAGAGCTGCGGTTGCGGAAGCAGCTTCTCTGCCTAA
- a CDS encoding phytanoyl-CoA dioxygenase family protein produces MTNSLITDDHRQQYQREGYFILENAIGEEHLKILRDSCDHLIELMHQEMDRLGTDHIHISHRGKRYHIAKKYDQAPRLSEYVFSDLMAGVCKATIGDTAFLFYDQYVAKAAEQGISFSWHQDSGYLDFNHKPYVTVWAAVDDMTVENGTAYVLPWSKCGIRSRVEHIQDPQTGDKVGYFGTEEGIPAIVPAGSLVVFSSLTFHRSGANTTDKMRRAYVTQYSSEPILNPDTNTLLHLGVPFLK; encoded by the coding sequence GTGACGAATTCGCTTATCACCGACGATCACCGCCAGCAATACCAGCGGGAGGGCTATTTTATTCTGGAAAACGCGATCGGCGAGGAGCATCTGAAGATTCTGCGTGATTCGTGTGATCATCTGATCGAACTGATGCACCAGGAAATGGATCGACTGGGCACTGACCACATCCACATCAGCCATCGCGGCAAGCGGTATCACATTGCCAAAAAGTATGATCAGGCACCTCGACTTTCCGAATACGTGTTCAGCGATCTGATGGCCGGAGTGTGCAAAGCGACGATTGGCGATACGGCCTTTCTGTTCTACGACCAATACGTCGCGAAGGCGGCGGAGCAGGGCATTAGCTTTTCGTGGCACCAGGACAGCGGATATCTGGACTTCAACCACAAGCCATACGTAACCGTATGGGCCGCCGTCGACGACATGACCGTTGAAAACGGAACCGCGTACGTGCTGCCGTGGTCGAAGTGCGGGATCCGGTCGCGCGTGGAACACATTCAAGATCCGCAGACAGGGGACAAGGTTGGCTATTTCGGGACAGAAGAAGGCATCCCGGCGATCGTTCCGGCGGGAAGCCTGGTGGTCTTCAGTTCCCTCACCTTTCACCGCAGCGGCGCCAACACCACAGACAAGATGCGCCGAGCCTACGTGACTCAGTATTCGAGCGAACCCATTTTGAATCCGGACACGAATACACTTCTGCATCTGGGCGTCCCCTTTTTGAAGTGA
- a CDS encoding sulfatase family protein, which translates to MPRYSLLPFLFAVLVVHIGNGARIHAATEPPTRPNILWIVGENLKLDLGCYGAKNVRTPNLDALAADGVRFTRVFSTSPVCAPSRSAFMTGMYQTTTDMHHMRSHRDDDYRLPEGVRPLTHRLKDAGYLTANIVDIGDRVVGTGKLDLNFVNEGPVYDTNSWSQLKDNQPFFAQVNTPEIEYDIYDRRTAEKPRAKWVGEEWHPKIATPENVTPPPYYPDHPIVREEWARYLNSVSGMDVRIGWILEQLQKDGTADNTIVIFFGDNGRLEARGIHWCWDTGLHVPMIIHWPKNFPAPPQYQPGTVNENVISLLDVTATTLNFAGIERPAAMQSRRFMGTTVDPPRTYAFGARDRIDETENRIRSVRDKRYHYLRNYRPKPGQPNAGQPNQGFLSLNRYKEKCFAVKPLMRKLVAEGRLQGAAADLMTPLPDEQLFDTESDPHEITNLTESDDPIHQAALLRLRAALDTWIVETGDRGEFLEPREVFAPFEKEMHDWFGTPDWYQPPAR; encoded by the coding sequence GTGCCGCGATATTCTTTGTTGCCGTTTCTATTTGCAGTTCTCGTCGTGCACATCGGCAATGGTGCTCGGATCCACGCAGCCACAGAACCGCCAACGCGGCCGAACATTCTGTGGATCGTCGGTGAAAACCTAAAGCTGGACCTGGGCTGCTACGGTGCCAAAAACGTGCGCACGCCCAACCTGGATGCGCTGGCCGCTGACGGCGTCAGGTTCACTCGAGTGTTTTCCACGTCACCGGTTTGCGCACCCAGCCGATCCGCCTTTATGACGGGGATGTATCAGACGACGACCGACATGCATCACATGAGGTCTCATCGCGACGACGACTATCGTCTACCGGAAGGTGTGCGACCTTTAACGCATCGCTTAAAGGATGCGGGCTATCTGACGGCCAACATCGTGGACATTGGCGACAGAGTCGTCGGCACCGGCAAGCTGGATCTGAACTTCGTCAATGAAGGCCCGGTCTACGACACGAACTCGTGGTCGCAACTGAAAGACAATCAACCGTTCTTCGCGCAGGTCAACACGCCGGAAATCGAATACGACATCTACGACCGTCGCACTGCCGAAAAACCTCGCGCTAAATGGGTCGGCGAAGAATGGCACCCAAAGATTGCCACTCCGGAAAACGTGACTCCGCCGCCATACTATCCCGACCACCCGATCGTCCGCGAAGAGTGGGCTCGCTATTTGAATTCAGTCTCGGGGATGGACGTTCGCATCGGCTGGATTTTAGAGCAGCTACAGAAAGACGGCACAGCCGATAACACGATTGTGATATTCTTTGGAGACAACGGCCGCCTGGAAGCTCGCGGCATTCACTGGTGCTGGGATACCGGCCTGCACGTGCCGATGATCATTCACTGGCCCAAAAACTTCCCCGCTCCACCGCAGTATCAGCCGGGCACGGTTAACGAAAATGTTATCAGCCTGCTTGATGTCACGGCGACCACGCTGAACTTTGCGGGCATTGAACGACCGGCGGCCATGCAAAGTCGCCGGTTCATGGGAACCACCGTCGACCCACCGCGAACGTACGCGTTTGGAGCTCGTGATCGTATCGACGAAACGGAAAACCGAATTCGGTCGGTTCGCGATAAGCGGTATCACTATCTTCGAAACTACCGCCCCAAGCCGGGGCAGCCGAACGCCGGGCAACCGAACCAGGGATTCTTGTCACTGAACCGCTACAAAGAAAAGTGCTTCGCCGTGAAGCCACTGATGCGAAAGCTGGTCGCAGAAGGCCGGCTGCAAGGAGCGGCCGCAGACCTGATGACGCCGTTACCCGACGAACAATTGTTCGACACGGAAAGCGATCCGCATGAAATCACGAACCTGACTGAGTCGGATGATCCGATCCATCAGGCAGCGCTGCTGCGTTTACGAGCGGCTCTGGACACGTGGATCGTAGAAACCGGTGACCGTGGCGAATTCCTCGAACCGCGCGAAGTGTTCGCTCCGTTCGAAAAGGAAATGCACGACTGGTTCGGCACACCGGACTGGTATCAGCCACCCGCCAGGTAG
- a CDS encoding cadherin repeat domain-containing protein has protein sequence MDEKKRTKVLGGVLAVVLGFGLVRPDQRLMEPVREAERSYSNAAGTYEREEAKQMELMVARNRIEQGRKSSLPPRVSDAQRLYQTWITNLAEQCKFSIQQIAPGGTRPLKGQYSTVDVLVEAETDLDGLSRFLHLFDQADLMHRVSALEITSTGSSGNPRIEVKFTAEGLSVDGSPQKSDVFARTRLPEAISAEATEVTVAEAADFPKAAPFRVQLGREMVNVTAIDPKDNKWTVERGLDGTQAVAHAANDVVQMFPVSPAKQDVAFADYESLLNSSPFTKPAVPKVYKPRLASVSDKTVAPGDVVEMTAKAEDINPDVGTAMFELADNVDGMTLDPETGEFKWEIPNDVEPKKYETTFILTQKNNPDLKVEKKVAITVQLPNGDPEVTVPEKAVVVLGRDFTLDVEAKDDGESAALKFSFEGDVPEGLKIDETTGQLSWSPPKTFSPGDYPVTVKVTDGGSPAKSATAGTTLTVTDDYAALTLFTGAVALDGEQVAWFRNLATKALPELKVGDRLTAAEIDAEIVEIESRHVLLKDAAGIWKLKLGDNLRDRVLIEPAPGSDTAAPTAELKTSAPAEGA, from the coding sequence ATGGACGAAAAGAAACGAACAAAAGTACTCGGCGGTGTTCTGGCAGTTGTGCTGGGCTTTGGTTTGGTACGCCCCGACCAACGGCTGATGGAACCGGTGCGCGAAGCTGAACGCAGCTACAGCAACGCAGCAGGTACGTACGAACGCGAAGAAGCCAAACAGATGGAGCTGATGGTTGCGCGGAATCGTATTGAACAGGGGCGAAAAAGCAGCCTGCCGCCGCGCGTTTCTGACGCTCAACGACTGTATCAGACGTGGATTACGAACCTGGCTGAACAGTGCAAGTTCTCCATCCAACAGATCGCTCCCGGCGGCACGCGGCCACTGAAGGGGCAGTATTCCACGGTTGACGTGCTGGTCGAAGCCGAAACCGATCTGGATGGGCTCAGCCGGTTTCTGCATTTGTTCGATCAGGCCGATCTGATGCACCGAGTTTCAGCGTTGGAAATCACAAGCACGGGTTCCAGCGGCAACCCTCGCATCGAAGTCAAATTCACAGCGGAAGGGCTTAGCGTTGATGGCAGCCCGCAGAAGTCTGATGTGTTCGCTCGCACAAGGTTGCCGGAGGCCATCTCGGCAGAAGCTACGGAAGTCACTGTTGCCGAAGCAGCCGACTTTCCCAAGGCAGCTCCGTTTCGAGTTCAATTGGGCCGCGAAATGGTCAACGTGACGGCCATCGATCCGAAAGACAACAAGTGGACGGTTGAACGAGGGCTCGACGGAACTCAAGCCGTGGCACATGCGGCCAATGATGTTGTGCAGATGTTTCCGGTATCGCCAGCGAAGCAGGACGTGGCGTTCGCCGACTACGAATCACTGCTTAATTCATCGCCATTCACCAAACCCGCGGTTCCCAAAGTTTACAAGCCGCGACTGGCGTCAGTGTCGGACAAAACAGTGGCACCTGGTGACGTCGTCGAAATGACGGCCAAGGCGGAAGATATTAATCCCGACGTCGGCACGGCAATGTTTGAGTTGGCGGACAACGTCGACGGCATGACACTGGATCCGGAGACCGGCGAGTTCAAGTGGGAGATTCCCAATGATGTCGAACCAAAAAAATACGAAACCACCTTCATCCTGACTCAAAAGAATAACCCGGATTTGAAGGTCGAGAAAAAGGTCGCGATCACTGTTCAGTTGCCAAACGGAGACCCCGAAGTCACCGTGCCTGAGAAAGCGGTCGTCGTGCTCGGACGCGACTTCACCTTGGATGTCGAAGCGAAAGATGATGGCGAGTCGGCTGCGTTGAAGTTTTCTTTCGAAGGCGACGTGCCTGAGGGGCTGAAGATTGACGAAACGACCGGACAGCTTTCCTGGAGTCCGCCTAAAACGTTCAGCCCCGGCGACTACCCGGTCACGGTGAAAGTGACTGACGGCGGCAGCCCGGCCAAAAGTGCGACGGCAGGCACGACTCTGACGGTCACCGACGATTACGCCGCGCTCACTTTGTTTACCGGAGCAGTGGCTTTGGATGGAGAACAGGTGGCATGGTTTCGGAATCTGGCCACAAAGGCACTTCCGGAGCTGAAAGTTGGCGATCGTCTTACGGCGGCCGAGATTGATGCGGAAATCGTCGAAATCGAATCCCGGCATGTGCTGCTAAAAGATGCCGCCGGGATCTGGAAGCTGAAACTAGGCGACAATCTGCGGGATCGAGTGCTGATTGAACCGGCACCGGGCTCAGACACGGCCGCGCCCACAGCAGAACTGAAGACTTCTGCACCAGCTGAAGGTGCGTAA
- a CDS encoding PIG-L family deacetylase, whose product MSQTDFSDLPERLDVIAVGAHPDDVEIACGGTLANMVRDGLRVGIVDLTDGEPTPLSPGPEVRLEEARRAAEVLGVQVRETLTLPNRRLFDGFDERVALAKVFRRYRPRLVMGIAEKTPMASPDHWQAMQITDAAIFYSRLTKWDEHFENLPVHRIEKQIWYPLGLQNLSLPEGGGRFVSDISETLDVKLESIRAYRTQFPPEKQRVFQLVESQNRLLGTTAGFSAGEMLISATTLGIRNVFDTICGLQPHKP is encoded by the coding sequence GTGTCGCAAACCGATTTTTCTGATCTTCCCGAACGGCTTGACGTGATTGCCGTCGGTGCTCATCCCGACGATGTTGAAATCGCCTGTGGCGGTACGCTGGCAAACATGGTGCGTGACGGGCTGCGAGTTGGAATTGTCGACCTGACAGACGGCGAACCAACTCCGCTAAGCCCCGGTCCGGAAGTGCGACTGGAAGAAGCTCGTCGCGCGGCTGAGGTGTTGGGGGTGCAGGTTCGGGAAACACTCACACTTCCCAATCGTCGGTTGTTTGACGGATTCGACGAACGCGTGGCCCTTGCGAAAGTGTTTCGCCGCTATCGACCTCGCCTGGTCATGGGCATTGCAGAAAAAACGCCCATGGCGTCGCCTGACCACTGGCAGGCCATGCAGATCACAGACGCCGCCATTTTTTATTCGCGGCTGACAAAATGGGACGAGCACTTCGAAAACCTGCCCGTTCATCGTATTGAAAAGCAGATTTGGTATCCTCTGGGCCTGCAGAACCTTAGCCTTCCCGAAGGTGGCGGGCGATTTGTGTCCGACATTTCCGAGACGCTGGACGTGAAACTGGAATCGATTCGAGCCTATCGAACTCAGTTTCCACCGGAAAAGCAGCGCGTGTTTCAGTTGGTGGAAAGTCAGAACCGTCTGTTAGGGACCACGGCTGGTTTTTCCGCCGGAGAGATGCTGATTTCTGCCACGACGCTGGGAATTCGCAACGTGTTTGACACAATTTGCGGATTGCAGCCTCACAAGCCGTAA
- a CDS encoding PP2C family protein-serine/threonine phosphatase has translation MLSIRTGHVSITGNFRENNEDNYYIDNDQRFFIVADGMGGQNAGEKASAIAVEVIPRELQQLLDFSGGPKAATVEAIDRAVEQANSEIMALSEVDPSVRNMGTTVVLLVRAGNNFYIGGVGDSRVYQLRKSKMEQLTKDHSLTQALLEAGTINEEEAKTHRYRNVLYRYLGTKDGASGTEAVEVRPTAGDRYFLCSDGITDGIDDDTIQKLLSASDDPQQVAESLVKAAQEGGSRDNITGVVVMVD, from the coding sequence ATGCTCTCGATTCGTACAGGCCACGTCAGCATCACGGGGAACTTCCGTGAAAACAACGAAGACAATTACTACATCGACAATGACCAGCGGTTCTTTATCGTCGCTGACGGCATGGGCGGTCAGAATGCCGGCGAGAAAGCGAGTGCAATTGCCGTTGAGGTGATTCCTCGCGAATTGCAGCAGCTTTTGGATTTCTCTGGCGGACCGAAAGCGGCCACCGTGGAGGCAATTGACCGCGCGGTCGAGCAAGCCAACTCAGAAATCATGGCGCTTAGCGAAGTTGATCCCTCCGTCAGAAACATGGGCACTACCGTAGTGCTGCTTGTTCGCGCTGGAAACAATTTCTACATCGGGGGAGTTGGCGACAGCCGTGTGTATCAGCTTCGCAAGTCGAAGATGGAACAGCTGACCAAAGATCATTCGTTAACCCAGGCACTGCTGGAAGCCGGCACGATTAACGAGGAAGAAGCGAAGACGCATCGTTATCGCAACGTGCTGTATCGCTACCTTGGCACGAAGGACGGCGCGTCCGGCACAGAAGCAGTCGAAGTTCGGCCAACCGCTGGTGATCGTTACTTTCTGTGTTCGGATGGAATCACAGATGGCATTGATGACGACACCATTCAGAAACTGCTTTCCGCATCCGACGATCCTCAACAGGTCGCGGAGTCGCTGGTCAAGGCAGCTCAGGAAGGCGGTTCACGCGACAATATCACCGGCGTTGTGGTGATGGTCGACTGA
- a CDS encoding Mrp/NBP35 family ATP-binding protein codes for MASVDEIRNLAGQAIDPEIGKSLSDLRMIGDVSAEGPNVEVVVELPTPAYPNPDRLKTLIEDQVAAALADGQTVTTKLTSRVRGKDAGGRIGLKIHNIIAVGSGKGGVGKSTVAAALACGLHSFGCKVGLMDADVYGPSIPHMLGAGGQPGATEQQGGEGQKVMRMEPIDVDGMKLMSMGFFIEQGQSVVWRGPMLHKALTQFLKDTQWGELDYLIIDLPPGTGDVSLTLSQQVGLAGAVIVCTPQQVALLDAIKAVDMYQKVNVPVLGFVENMTGDIFGRGGAKKVAEELKLPFLGEVPIDACIREYGDAGKMMALLQEENSARDSLRAVCQNVAMQVARNLIETPAAPTLEIL; via the coding sequence ATGGCATCGGTCGACGAAATCAGAAATCTGGCAGGACAGGCGATTGACCCGGAGATCGGCAAATCTTTGTCGGATCTTAGGATGATCGGCGATGTGAGTGCCGAAGGGCCGAACGTCGAAGTTGTCGTGGAATTGCCAACGCCCGCCTATCCGAATCCTGACCGCCTGAAAACGCTGATCGAAGATCAGGTCGCTGCGGCTCTGGCTGATGGTCAGACCGTCACCACAAAGCTGACTTCTCGTGTCCGCGGGAAAGATGCCGGCGGACGCATCGGCCTGAAAATCCACAACATTATCGCTGTGGGCAGCGGCAAAGGCGGCGTCGGCAAAAGCACGGTCGCGGCCGCCCTTGCGTGCGGTCTGCATTCGTTTGGCTGTAAAGTCGGTCTGATGGATGCTGACGTCTACGGTCCCAGCATCCCGCATATGCTGGGCGCCGGCGGTCAGCCCGGCGCCACCGAACAGCAGGGCGGCGAAGGCCAAAAAGTCATGCGGATGGAGCCAATTGATGTCGACGGTATGAAGCTGATGTCGATGGGGTTCTTTATCGAACAGGGACAGTCCGTTGTCTGGCGCGGTCCGATGCTGCACAAAGCGTTGACTCAGTTCCTGAAGGACACGCAGTGGGGCGAACTGGATTATTTAATCATTGACCTACCGCCAGGCACGGGCGATGTTTCACTCACGCTGTCGCAGCAGGTGGGACTTGCCGGAGCTGTCATCGTCTGCACTCCGCAGCAGGTTGCGTTGCTGGACGCCATCAAAGCGGTCGATATGTATCAGAAAGTCAATGTGCCGGTCCTGGGCTTCGTTGAAAACATGACGGGCGATATCTTCGGCCGCGGCGGCGCGAAGAAAGTTGCCGAAGAATTGAAGCTGCCGTTCCTCGGCGAAGTGCCGATTGACGCCTGTATTCGTGAATATGGCGATGCGGGTAAAATGATGGCATTGCTGCAGGAAGAGAATTCGGCCCGGGATTCACTGCGAGCCGTCTGCCAGAACGTCGCCATGCAGGTGGCTAGAAATCTGATCGAAACACCAGCGGCACCGACACTGGAAATTTTGTAG
- a CDS encoding OmpA family protein: MLTTSQKLIAMTLLSTAITGCCFPGRNSVNEHLSASQLRSQELFAENEQLLMAQTQQQQMIAGLEQERQMVAQHLGQVEHQLSTANTRIDNLLAERGELKERYAQVLSDTTSDGLTTGLPMAEVPGFEFDPLTGLSKFPEDVLFDLGSAEIRPEAFNVLKNFAQQVTSGAADGQRVLIVGHTDDQPIARGSTYQKHPTNWHLSTDRADQVILELQKLGITPERMAAMGYSKFQPLESSTDETSRQRNRRVELYIVPASTNMAAWDPVRSLN; the protein is encoded by the coding sequence ATGCTGACGACATCTCAAAAACTCATCGCGATGACATTGCTTTCAACGGCAATCACTGGTTGCTGCTTTCCTGGCCGGAATTCAGTGAATGAGCACCTTTCGGCCAGCCAGCTTCGATCGCAGGAACTGTTCGCAGAGAACGAACAGCTTCTGATGGCGCAGACGCAACAGCAGCAGATGATTGCCGGCCTTGAGCAGGAACGCCAAATGGTGGCTCAGCATCTGGGTCAGGTCGAGCATCAGTTAAGCACAGCCAATACGCGCATCGACAACCTGCTGGCGGAACGCGGCGAACTCAAAGAACGCTACGCTCAGGTGCTGAGCGATACCACATCCGACGGCCTCACCACCGGGCTGCCGATGGCAGAAGTTCCCGGCTTTGAATTCGACCCGTTAACCGGACTCAGTAAGTTTCCGGAAGACGTGTTGTTCGATTTGGGGAGTGCCGAGATTCGTCCAGAAGCGTTCAACGTGCTGAAAAACTTTGCTCAGCAAGTCACGTCCGGTGCCGCCGATGGTCAGCGCGTACTGATTGTGGGCCACACCGATGATCAGCCGATCGCCAGGGGCTCAACCTATCAGAAGCACCCGACAAACTGGCATCTTTCCACGGACCGCGCCGATCAGGTGATTCTGGAACTGCAAAAGCTGGGAATCACACCGGAACGCATGGCCGCGATGGGTTACAGCAAGTTTCAGCCGCTGGAATCCAGCACGGACGAAACGTCACGGCAGCGTAATCGGCGAGTCGAGCTGTACATCGTTCCCGCGTCCACAAACATGGCTGCCTGGGATCCGGTACGCTCACTGAATTAG
- the pilM gene encoding type IV pilus biogenesis protein PilM, with protein MPDTLVIEWDRDQLIAATGSAGSSTVKLKSAVTVDRQNGQLLPAEIGEELRKALSAEGIAATEAIVVLPRELVTFNRVELPNLSDAEIPDIVALQAATRLTVPVDSVCLDFSPLPITPGAETREVLLVTVPKKHISEVRECLAVCDLQLVGVRISSFGVAASVVHAGVVSKTAASSSVEAIVAMGSDSIELIMMTGHSVAFSHSGASWTSLDGVEQAVRAEISRARLAASEDMGDYKVQRLMLIGSPELTAAVPDSISKRLNDAEVVRIDPQGTLLTCTVPEGLISSDMLAIAGVIANFETSSVESVDLVNPRKAPEKKDYSRLRNLTIVGVTALALVGGWKWRTDKVNAINEATEALKDESSEMQEAYKLAKNELMLDRNLTEWTDRDINWLDEMQKLKDLMGGTDRVYIKQFKFGVRKGDYVASIEAEGFAKSRRDIEDLQRVLTEAGYEVAPSEITPSLRDPNYAMELNLEVSIPETKPQPAGQKSQQAKT; from the coding sequence ATGCCAGATACACTTGTCATCGAATGGGACCGCGATCAGCTGATCGCCGCAACGGGATCGGCCGGCAGTTCGACGGTCAAACTCAAGTCGGCCGTTACGGTCGACCGTCAAAACGGCCAGTTGCTGCCTGCTGAGATCGGTGAAGAACTACGAAAGGCTCTTTCGGCCGAAGGCATCGCAGCCACAGAAGCGATTGTGGTTCTGCCTCGCGAGCTGGTGACGTTTAATCGTGTTGAGCTGCCGAACTTAAGCGACGCGGAAATCCCAGACATTGTCGCTCTGCAGGCGGCCACGCGGTTGACCGTGCCTGTCGACAGTGTGTGCCTGGACTTCTCACCGCTGCCGATCACGCCCGGCGCGGAGACTCGTGAAGTCCTTTTGGTCACGGTCCCGAAAAAGCACATCAGCGAAGTTCGTGAATGTCTGGCTGTGTGCGACCTTCAACTGGTTGGTGTACGAATCAGTTCGTTCGGCGTGGCTGCGTCGGTTGTGCATGCCGGAGTTGTTTCGAAGACGGCCGCCAGCAGTTCCGTCGAAGCGATTGTGGCGATGGGGTCGGATTCGATCGAACTGATCATGATGACCGGCCACAGTGTCGCGTTTTCACACAGCGGTGCTTCGTGGACATCGTTGGACGGAGTCGAACAGGCGGTGCGAGCCGAAATCTCGCGAGCTCGTCTGGCCGCGTCTGAAGACATGGGCGACTACAAAGTTCAGCGACTGATGCTGATTGGCAGTCCGGAACTTACGGCCGCCGTACCGGATTCCATTTCGAAGCGGTTGAACGATGCCGAAGTCGTGCGAATCGATCCTCAAGGCACGCTGCTGACCTGCACAGTGCCCGAAGGTTTGATTTCTTCGGACATGCTTGCCATTGCCGGAGTCATTGCGAACTTCGAGACGTCGTCTGTGGAGTCGGTGGACCTTGTTAATCCGCGGAAGGCACCTGAGAAAAAGGACTATAGCCGTCTGCGGAATCTGACTATTGTCGGCGTTACGGCATTAGCATTGGTTGGCGGCTGGAAATGGCGCACAGACAAAGTGAACGCCATCAATGAAGCGACGGAAGCTCTGAAAGACGAATCCAGTGAGATGCAGGAAGCCTACAAGCTGGCAAAAAATGAACTGATGTTAGATCGCAATCTGACGGAATGGACGGATCGCGATATTAACTGGTTGGATGAGATGCAGAAACTTAAGGACCTGATGGGCGGGACGGACCGCGTCTACATCAAGCAGTTTAAGTTTGGCGTCCGCAAGGGTGACTACGTGGCTTCGATTGAAGCGGAAGGTTTTGCGAAGTCGCGTCGTGACATCGAAGATCTTCAGAGGGTTCTTACAGAAGCCGGTTACGAGGTTGCTCCCAGCGAGATTACTCCCAGCCTGCGAGATCCGAATTACGCGATGGAGTTGAATCTGGAAGTGAGTATTCCGGAGACAAAGCCACAGCCGGCCGGGCAGAAATCACAGCAAGCGAAAACGTAA